A single region of the Polymorphum gilvum SL003B-26A1 genome encodes:
- the ahcY gene encoding adenosylhomocysteinase — MTDYIVKDIKLADWGRTEIEIAETEMPGLMACRAEFGAAKPLKGARIAGSLHMTIQTAVLIETLVALGAEVRWASCNIFSTQDQAAAAIAKAGIPVFAVKGETLEEYWDYADRIFDFPDGANMILDDGGDATLYILLGARVEAGETDLIANPKSEEEECLFAQIKKRMAKNPGWFTRQRGLIKGVSEETTTGVMRLYEMQKKGQLPFPAINVNDSVTKSKFDNRYGCRESLVDGIRRGTDVMMSGKVAVVCGYGDVGKGSAQSLAGAGARVIVTEIDPICALQAAMDGFEVKTIEQALPEGDIYVTATGNKDIITLDHMRAMKDMAIVCNIGHFDNEIQVAALKNFKWRPVKDQVDMIEFPDGKRMILLSQGRLVNLGNATGHPSFVMSASFTNQVLAQIELWTRGEAYKNEVYVLPKHLDEKVARLHLDKLGVTLTQLTDDQAQYLGISKTGPFKAEHYKY; from the coding sequence ATGACCGACTACATCGTCAAGGACATCAAGCTCGCCGACTGGGGCCGCACCGAGATCGAGATCGCCGAGACCGAGATGCCGGGCCTGATGGCCTGCCGCGCCGAGTTCGGCGCCGCCAAGCCGCTCAAGGGCGCGCGGATCGCCGGTTCCCTGCACATGACCATCCAGACCGCGGTGCTGATCGAGACCCTCGTCGCCCTCGGCGCGGAAGTGCGCTGGGCGTCGTGCAACATCTTCTCCACCCAGGACCAGGCCGCCGCCGCAATCGCCAAGGCCGGCATCCCGGTCTTCGCGGTCAAGGGCGAGACCCTTGAAGAATACTGGGACTACGCCGACAGGATCTTCGACTTCCCCGACGGCGCGAACATGATCCTCGACGACGGCGGCGATGCGACCCTCTACATTCTCCTCGGCGCACGGGTAGAGGCCGGCGAGACGGATCTTATCGCCAACCCGAAATCCGAGGAAGAGGAGTGCCTCTTCGCCCAGATCAAAAAGCGCATGGCCAAGAACCCGGGCTGGTTCACCAGGCAGCGCGGTCTGATCAAGGGCGTTTCCGAAGAGACCACCACAGGCGTGATGCGTCTCTATGAAATGCAGAAGAAGGGCCAGCTGCCGTTCCCGGCGATCAACGTCAACGACAGCGTCACCAAGTCGAAGTTCGACAACCGCTACGGCTGCCGCGAGTCGCTGGTCGACGGCATCCGTCGCGGCACCGACGTCATGATGTCTGGCAAGGTCGCGGTCGTCTGCGGCTATGGCGACGTCGGCAAGGGCTCGGCACAGTCGCTGGCCGGCGCTGGTGCACGTGTGATCGTCACCGAGATCGATCCGATCTGCGCCCTGCAGGCGGCCATGGACGGCTTCGAGGTCAAGACCATCGAGCAGGCGCTGCCCGAGGGCGACATCTATGTCACCGCCACCGGCAACAAGGACATCATCACCCTCGACCACATGCGGGCGATGAAGGACATGGCGATCGTCTGCAACATCGGCCACTTCGACAACGAGATCCAGGTCGCCGCGCTGAAGAACTTCAAGTGGCGCCCGGTCAAGGACCAGGTCGACATGATCGAGTTCCCGGACGGCAAGCGCATGATCCTGCTGTCCCAGGGGCGCCTGGTGAACCTCGGCAACGCCACCGGTCATCCGAGCTTCGTCATGTCAGCGAGCTTCACCAACCAGGTCCTGGCACAGATAGAGCTCTGGACCCGCGGAGAGGCCTACAAGAACGAGGTCTACGTCCTGCCCAAGCACCTCGACGAGAAGGTAGCGCGGCTGCATCTGGACAAGCTCGGCGTCACGTTAACGCAACTGACCGACGACCAGGCCCAATACCTGGGGATTAGCAAGACGGGTCCGTTCAAGGCGGAACACTACAAATATTGA
- a CDS encoding bifunctional tRNA (adenosine(37)-N6)-threonylcarbamoyltransferase complex ATPase subunit type 1 TsaE/phosphotransferase has protein sequence MTILTADSPIVRDLADEAATVRLAEDLAAILAPGDVVTLSGDLGAGKSTFCRALLRALADDPDLEVPSPTFTLVQHYDLPRLPVAHVDLYRIEDPEELDELGLDEGLETGAALIEWPERAQGRIPAGALSITLAQAGGPDQRTATIRWQGGDWGVRLARSFAIRALLGRSGWPAAQRRHLKGDASARSYERIRQDGRTAVMMNAPALYAEPQLGAELSYSQIVHLAQDVRPFVAVGSELRRRGFGAPDILAADMDLGLLLLEDLGAKGIVAEGEPVPERYEEATRLLARMHGQSWPESVSLPDGTSYRMPAYSRRALLAEADLFLDWYVPEMTGSPAPATLRDEFHGLWQAAFERIADARTGWVLRDYHSPNLLWRAERRGIDRIGLIDFQDAVVGPVAYDVASLLLDARVPVSPALEAHLFHLYCAERQAQDADFDRDAFATTYAVMGAQRVTKILGIFVRLARRDGKPDYMKHLPRMNGYLDRVLAHPVLSALKLWYDSNRP, from the coding sequence ATGACGATCCTGACCGCCGACTCCCCCATCGTGCGCGACCTTGCCGACGAGGCGGCGACGGTCCGGCTCGCGGAGGACCTTGCCGCCATTCTGGCGCCGGGCGATGTCGTCACGCTTTCCGGTGACCTCGGCGCCGGCAAATCGACCTTCTGCCGGGCGTTGCTGCGCGCGCTCGCCGACGACCCGGACCTGGAGGTTCCGAGCCCGACTTTCACCCTCGTCCAGCACTACGATCTGCCGCGCCTACCGGTCGCGCATGTCGACCTCTACCGGATCGAAGATCCGGAGGAGCTGGACGAACTCGGCCTTGACGAGGGGCTCGAAACGGGTGCCGCTCTGATCGAATGGCCTGAACGGGCGCAGGGCCGCATTCCGGCCGGTGCCCTCTCGATCACCCTGGCGCAGGCGGGCGGGCCCGACCAGCGCACGGCCACCATCCGCTGGCAGGGCGGCGATTGGGGCGTTCGCCTGGCGCGCAGCTTTGCCATCCGGGCATTGCTCGGCCGCTCCGGCTGGCCCGCCGCGCAGCGCCGGCATCTCAAGGGCGATGCCTCGGCGCGCTCCTACGAGCGTATCCGGCAGGACGGCCGCACGGCCGTGATGATGAACGCGCCGGCGCTCTATGCCGAACCGCAGCTCGGTGCCGAACTGAGCTACAGCCAGATCGTCCATCTGGCGCAGGACGTCCGCCCCTTCGTCGCCGTCGGGAGCGAATTGCGCCGCCGCGGCTTCGGCGCGCCGGACATCCTGGCCGCCGACATGGACCTGGGCCTCCTTCTGCTGGAGGACCTGGGCGCGAAGGGCATCGTCGCGGAGGGCGAACCGGTCCCGGAGCGCTACGAGGAGGCCACCCGCCTGCTCGCGCGCATGCACGGCCAGTCCTGGCCGGAGTCGGTGTCGCTGCCGGACGGCACGAGCTACCGTATGCCGGCCTATTCTCGCCGCGCCCTGCTGGCCGAGGCGGATCTGTTCCTCGACTGGTACGTGCCCGAGATGACCGGATCGCCGGCGCCGGCGACGCTGCGTGATGAGTTCCATGGGCTGTGGCAGGCGGCGTTCGAGCGGATCGCGGACGCACGGACCGGCTGGGTACTGCGCGACTACCATTCCCCCAACCTGCTGTGGCGCGCCGAACGGCGCGGCATCGACCGGATCGGCCTGATCGATTTCCAGGATGCGGTCGTCGGCCCGGTCGCCTATGACGTCGCCTCGCTCCTGCTCGACGCCCGGGTGCCGGTGTCGCCGGCGCTGGAGGCGCATCTGTTCCACCTCTATTGCGCCGAACGGCAGGCCCAGGATGCGGACTTCGACCGCGACGCCTTCGCGACGACCTATGCGGTCATGGGCGCGCAGCGCGTCACCAAGATCCTCGGCATCTTCGTGCGCCTGGCCCGGCGCGACGGCAAGCCCGATTACATGAAGCACCTGCCGCGGATGAACGGCTATCTTGACCGGGTGCTCGCCCATCCTGTTCTGTC
- a CDS encoding HPr family phosphocarrier protein: protein MDAATAMPRLERDLKIVNQRGLHARASAKLVKLVETFDAAVEVSKDGQTVGGTSIMGLMMLAASPGCCIRVAVEGPDAEQAMAAIAALIGDGFGEED, encoded by the coding sequence ATGGACGCTGCCACCGCCATGCCGAGGCTCGAACGGGACCTGAAGATCGTCAACCAGCGCGGTCTGCATGCGCGCGCCTCCGCCAAGCTGGTCAAGCTTGTGGAGACCTTCGACGCCGCTGTCGAAGTGTCCAAGGACGGTCAGACCGTCGGCGGGACGTCGATCATGGGCCTGATGATGCTGGCCGCCAGCCCCGGCTGCTGCATACGCGTTGCCGTCGAAGGCCCGGATGCCGAGCAGGCCATGGCCGCCATCGCGGCGCTGATCGGCGACGGCTTCGGCGAGGAAGACTGA
- a CDS encoding sensor histidine kinase yields the protein MAIETEKEDGPAGPAEVSGERTSGSLRRLGNPRLRRHFLSKVGALLGTYVFSSLTKRIVVLNLAGLIALVSGILYLNQFRAGLIDARVQSLLTQGEIIAGAIAASATVDTGAITVDPERLLQLQAGESIAPGSDSLDTLDFPVNPERVGPVLRRLISPTKTRARIYDPEGILILDSRHLYSSAQILRFDLPPPTAEEEDFFDTLWQKVKLWFRGGDLPLYQEVGAGDGRAYPEVEAALAGSPASVVRVSQRGELIVSVAVPIQRFRAVLGTLLLSTQGGDIDAIVHAERIAIMRVFLVAAAVMLVMSILLAGTIAGPVRRLAAAAERVRRGSTSRQEIPEFADRQDEIGHLARAFREMTNALYNRMDAIERFAADVAHELKNPLTSLRSAVETLPLARTDASRAQLMDIIQHDVRRLDRLITDISDASRLDAELARGNAELLDVATLLRTVTDLANQRAAPGAPRVLLTVADSRLDKAYEILGHDSRLGQVISNLIDNARSFSPPGGTVRVGAERRGSQILVTVDDDGPGIRAETIERIFERFYTDRPEGEGFGNNSGLGLSISRQIIEAHRGTIRAENRMEADPETGRARIAGARFVVALPAGRPA from the coding sequence ATGGCGATCGAGACGGAGAAGGAGGACGGCCCCGCGGGGCCGGCCGAGGTTTCGGGCGAACGTACTTCCGGGTCGCTTCGCCGCCTCGGAAATCCGCGTCTGCGGCGCCACTTCCTCAGCAAGGTCGGCGCGCTGCTCGGAACCTATGTCTTTTCCTCGCTGACCAAACGCATTGTGGTCCTGAACCTGGCCGGCCTGATCGCGCTGGTCTCGGGCATCCTCTATCTGAACCAGTTTCGCGCCGGGCTGATCGATGCGCGGGTGCAAAGCCTGCTCACCCAGGGCGAGATCATCGCCGGTGCCATCGCCGCCTCCGCCACCGTCGACACGGGCGCGATCACGGTCGATCCGGAACGGCTGCTGCAGCTGCAGGCGGGCGAGAGCATCGCGCCTGGGTCCGATTCACTGGACACGCTGGACTTCCCGGTCAATCCGGAGCGTGTCGGGCCGGTCCTGCGCCGGCTGATCTCACCGACCAAGACCCGCGCCCGCATCTACGATCCGGAAGGCATCCTGATCCTCGATTCGCGCCATCTCTATTCCAGCGCGCAGATCTTGCGCTTCGACCTGCCGCCGCCGACCGCCGAGGAGGAGGATTTCTTCGACACCCTGTGGCAGAAGGTGAAGCTCTGGTTCCGCGGCGGCGACCTGCCGCTCTATCAGGAGGTCGGCGCCGGCGACGGCCGGGCCTATCCGGAGGTGGAGGCGGCGTTAGCCGGGTCGCCCGCCAGCGTGGTACGAGTCTCCCAGCGCGGAGAACTGATCGTTTCGGTCGCGGTACCGATCCAGCGCTTCCGGGCGGTCCTCGGCACCTTGCTGCTGTCGACTCAGGGCGGTGACATCGATGCGATCGTCCATGCCGAGCGAATCGCCATCATGCGCGTGTTTCTGGTCGCCGCTGCGGTCATGCTGGTCATGTCGATCCTGCTCGCCGGCACCATCGCCGGGCCGGTGCGCCGCTTGGCCGCCGCCGCCGAGCGCGTCCGCAGGGGCAGCACGTCGAGGCAGGAGATTCCCGAGTTCGCCGACCGCCAGGACGAGATTGGCCATCTGGCGCGCGCGTTCCGGGAAATGACCAACGCACTCTACAACCGCATGGACGCGATCGAACGGTTCGCCGCCGATGTCGCCCATGAACTCAAGAATCCACTCACGTCGCTGCGCAGCGCCGTCGAAACCCTGCCGCTCGCCAGGACGGACGCTTCGCGCGCGCAGCTGATGGACATCATCCAGCACGACGTGCGCCGGCTCGATCGGCTGATCACCGACATTTCCGACGCGTCGCGCCTTGACGCCGAACTCGCCCGCGGCAATGCCGAGCTTCTGGATGTGGCGACGCTCCTGCGCACCGTCACCGACCTCGCCAACCAGCGAGCCGCTCCGGGCGCGCCGAGGGTCCTGCTGACGGTTGCCGACAGCCGCCTTGACAAGGCCTACGAGATCCTCGGGCACGACAGCCGCCTCGGCCAGGTCATAAGCAACCTGATCGATAACGCCCGCTCCTTTTCCCCGCCCGGTGGTACCGTGCGTGTGGGTGCCGAACGGCGGGGATCACAGATCCTGGTCACCGTCGACGACGACGGTCCGGGTATCCGGGCGGAGACTATCGAGCGCATTTTTGAGCGATTCTACACCGACCGGCCCGAGGGGGAGGGTTTCGGCAACAATTCGGGTCTCGGGCTTTCGATCTCGCGCCAGATCATCGAGGCGCATCGCGGCACGATCCGGGCGGAAAACCGGATGGAGGCCGATCCCGAGACCGGACGGGCTCGCATTGCCGGCGCCCGGTTCGTCGTCGCGCTGCCGGCCGGCCGCCCGGCATGA
- a CDS encoding PTS sugar transporter subunit IIA, with amino-acid sequence MIGLVLVTHGRLAEEFKSALEHVVGPQEQVETISIGPDDDMERRRQDILSAVEAVNTGSGVVLLTDMFGGTPSNLAISVMDGKSVEVVAGVNLPMLIKLASVRADRNLQDAVDEARKAGQKYISVASQVLSGQG; translated from the coding sequence ATGATCGGACTCGTACTCGTCACGCACGGGCGATTGGCTGAAGAATTCAAGTCGGCGCTGGAGCATGTGGTCGGACCGCAGGAACAGGTCGAGACCATCTCTATCGGCCCGGACGACGACATGGAACGGCGGCGCCAGGACATCCTGTCTGCGGTCGAAGCCGTCAACACCGGTTCCGGGGTGGTGCTGCTGACCGACATGTTCGGTGGCACGCCCTCGAATCTGGCGATTTCCGTCATGGACGGAAAATCGGTCGAGGTGGTTGCGGGCGTCAACCTGCCGATGCTGATCAAGCTGGCGAGCGTGCGCGCCGACCGCAATCTTCAGGACGCTGTCGACGAGGCGCGCAAGGCGGGACAGAAATACATTTCCGTCGCCAGCCAGGTTCTGTCCGGGCAGGGATGA
- a CDS encoding PAS domain-containing sensor histidine kinase, whose product MPAGGGARVRDRATWGGRILRTASLSGVSVLALACQSTLAAAAPLAEIGLSADKIVWLGALGGACAFAVTAAVAFLRTRRAGDVRMEALARESRDLRLYVDRLESMLNTEEQRMIAWVGAEDRPRVWGVMPESSGAPRAPGQLLAFGSWLEPKSAEVLEAHLGRLRSAGDAFAVTLTTRKRTYVEAVGRTAGGVAVLRLRDLTGERQAQAELAARNARLSGELHMLHALLEAMPAPAWQRDAEGRVTWANSAYACAVDVADAATAVRDNVDFLDAAGREAMSRDRDDDGCFRARMPIVAAGERRVFEVTDVSANVGGAALAIDISELDRLKKELRRTEEFHGSTLDQLATAVAIYGGDRKLQFYNSAFRALWNLDTAFLDGRPEDGAVLDALRAARKLPEQADYRVWRTKMLESYQSLEARESWWHLPDGRTLRVIANPHPQGGVTYIYENVTERLDLESRYNALIRVQGETLDNLSEAVAVFGSDGRLRLWNPAFGSIWDLPEDQLANMPHINDVVEWCAARPDEVQAWSQLAGSVTGLVDSRTHLAGRMERRDGTVLDYATVPLPDGGTLVTFVNVTDSVNVERALVEKNEALEQADQLKNAFIQHVSYELRSPLTNIIGFAQLLSDPKFGELSRKQGEYADYILSSSSALLAIINDILDLATIDAGIMELDLGEVDVADTVAAAVEGLKDRLADAKIVLRTHVPGDIGTLYADERRLRQVLFNLIANAVRYSDEGGVIDVTCGRKDGAVVFTVKDHGCGIPQEMIDQVFSRFVGHDAGTKRRGAGLGLSIVKSFVELHGGQVEIQSREGVGTTVTCTFPAVPESSGRVAAE is encoded by the coding sequence ATGCCGGCAGGCGGCGGGGCACGCGTGCGCGATCGCGCGACGTGGGGAGGGCGGATTCTGAGGACGGCGTCCCTGTCGGGCGTGAGCGTCCTTGCCCTGGCCTGCCAGTCGACGCTTGCCGCCGCCGCTCCCCTGGCCGAGATCGGACTGAGCGCCGACAAGATCGTCTGGCTCGGCGCCCTTGGCGGCGCCTGCGCCTTCGCCGTCACGGCTGCCGTTGCCTTCCTGCGCACGCGCCGGGCCGGCGATGTCCGGATGGAGGCGCTTGCGCGCGAAAGCCGCGACCTCAGGCTCTATGTCGACCGGCTGGAATCCATGCTCAACACGGAAGAGCAGCGAATGATCGCCTGGGTCGGCGCCGAGGACAGGCCGCGCGTATGGGGCGTGATGCCCGAATCGAGCGGCGCGCCGCGCGCTCCGGGCCAGTTGCTCGCCTTCGGAAGCTGGCTCGAGCCGAAGTCGGCCGAAGTGCTCGAGGCGCATCTCGGCCGCCTGAGGAGTGCGGGCGATGCCTTCGCCGTGACGCTGACAACCCGCAAGCGCACCTATGTCGAGGCCGTCGGCCGGACCGCCGGCGGCGTCGCGGTGCTGCGCCTGCGCGACCTGACGGGCGAGCGCCAGGCGCAGGCGGAGCTTGCGGCGCGCAACGCCCGCCTGTCCGGCGAGTTGCACATGCTTCATGCCCTCCTGGAGGCCATGCCCGCCCCAGCCTGGCAGCGCGACGCCGAAGGGCGGGTGACGTGGGCCAACTCCGCCTACGCGTGCGCCGTCGACGTGGCGGATGCCGCCACGGCGGTGCGTGACAACGTTGACTTCCTCGACGCAGCCGGCCGTGAGGCGATGAGCCGCGACCGAGACGACGATGGCTGCTTCCGCGCCCGCATGCCGATCGTTGCCGCCGGCGAACGCCGCGTGTTCGAGGTCACCGACGTTTCCGCCAATGTCGGCGGGGCTGCCCTGGCGATCGACATCAGCGAGCTCGACCGACTCAAGAAGGAGTTGCGCCGGACCGAGGAGTTCCACGGCAGTACCCTCGACCAGTTGGCCACCGCGGTGGCGATCTACGGCGGCGACCGCAAGCTGCAATTCTACAATTCGGCGTTCCGCGCGCTGTGGAATCTCGACACTGCCTTCCTCGACGGTCGTCCCGAAGATGGCGCGGTGCTCGATGCCCTGCGCGCCGCCCGCAAGCTGCCCGAGCAGGCCGACTATCGGGTCTGGCGTACCAAGATGCTGGAGAGCTACCAGTCCCTGGAGGCGCGCGAATCCTGGTGGCACCTGCCCGACGGCCGCACCCTGCGCGTCATCGCCAACCCGCATCCCCAGGGCGGCGTTACCTATATCTACGAGAATGTCACCGAACGCCTGGATCTGGAGAGCCGCTACAACGCGCTGATCCGCGTCCAGGGCGAGACGCTGGACAACCTGTCCGAGGCCGTTGCCGTGTTCGGGTCCGACGGACGCCTGCGCCTGTGGAACCCTGCCTTCGGCAGCATATGGGACTTGCCCGAGGACCAGCTTGCCAACATGCCGCATATCAACGACGTGGTCGAATGGTGCGCGGCCCGTCCCGACGAGGTCCAGGCATGGAGCCAGCTGGCTGGCAGCGTGACCGGCCTTGTCGACAGCCGCACCCATCTCGCCGGCCGGATGGAACGTCGCGACGGTACCGTGCTCGACTACGCCACCGTGCCGCTGCCCGACGGCGGCACGCTGGTGACCTTTGTCAACGTCACAGACAGCGTCAACGTCGAGCGGGCCCTGGTCGAGAAGAACGAAGCGCTGGAGCAGGCGGACCAGCTCAAGAACGCCTTCATCCAGCACGTCTCCTACGAATTGCGCTCGCCGCTGACCAATATCATCGGCTTCGCGCAACTGCTGTCCGACCCCAAGTTCGGCGAACTGTCGCGGAAGCAGGGCGAATACGCCGACTACATCCTGTCGTCGTCCTCGGCTCTGCTGGCCATCATCAACGACATCCTGGATCTCGCGACCATCGACGCAGGGATCATGGAGCTCGATCTCGGCGAGGTCGACGTCGCCGATACAGTGGCCGCGGCCGTCGAAGGCCTGAAGGATCGCCTGGCCGACGCCAAGATCGTGCTGCGCACTCATGTGCCGGGCGACATCGGCACCCTTTATGCCGACGAGCGTCGCTTGCGCCAGGTCCTGTTCAACCTGATCGCAAATGCCGTGCGCTATTCCGACGAGGGCGGCGTCATCGACGTCACCTGCGGGCGCAAGGACGGTGCGGTCGTGTTCACGGTCAAGGACCACGGCTGCGGCATCCCGCAGGAGATGATCGACCAGGTGTTCTCCCGCTTTGTCGGTCACGATGCAGGTACCAAGCGCCGCGGTGCGGGCCTGGGCCTGTCGATTGTCAAGAGCTTCGTCGAACTGCATGGCGGGCAGGTCGAGATCCAGTCGCGGGAGGGTGTTGGCACGACCGTCACATGCACCTTTCCTGCCGTGCCAGAATCGTCCGGTCGCGTGGCGGCCGAGTAG
- a CDS encoding HPr kinase/phosphorylase, with product MTAATVHAGCVVLGTAGVLLRGRSGSGKSALAEALVRAAAVAGNFSAHVADDRVMLSAGAGRLVARPAAPIAGLLEVRGRGIVAVPHEPAALVRLVVDLVPHDQLPRLPEPADLLADVAGIRVPRQMVPERSTARAVDLVRWALRDILSAREAPI from the coding sequence ATGACGGCCGCGACCGTCCACGCCGGTTGCGTGGTCCTCGGTACGGCGGGCGTGCTGCTACGCGGGCGCTCGGGCAGCGGCAAGTCGGCGCTGGCCGAGGCTCTGGTTAGGGCCGCAGCCGTGGCCGGCAACTTCTCCGCTCATGTGGCGGACGACCGGGTGATGTTGAGCGCCGGCGCGGGACGTCTGGTCGCCAGGCCCGCGGCTCCGATCGCAGGCCTTCTGGAGGTACGCGGGCGTGGCATCGTTGCAGTGCCGCACGAGCCCGCGGCGTTGGTGCGTCTGGTCGTTGACCTCGTTCCGCATGACCAGCTGCCGCGGCTGCCGGAACCCGCCGATCTGCTCGCCGACGTCGCGGGCATCCGGGTTCCGCGCCAGATGGTCCCCGAACGCAGCACGGCGCGCGCCGTCGACCTTGTCCGCTGGGCGCTCCGCGACATCTTATCCGCTCGGGAGGCGCCGATTTGA
- a CDS encoding response regulator transcription factor, which translates to MPTIALVDDDRNILTSVSIALESEGYRVQTYTDGASALDGLQGDPPNLAIFDIKMPRMDGMELLRRLRQTSDIPVIFLTSKDDEIDELFGLKMGADDFIRKPFSQRLLVERVRAVLRRVQPREAGAVREDADKLLERGQLVMDQERHTCTWNGKPVTLTVTEFLILSSLAQRPGVVKSRNALMDAAYDDQVYVDDRTIDSHIKRLRKKFKMVDDDFDMIETLYGVGYRFREA; encoded by the coding sequence ATGCCGACTATCGCGTTGGTCGATGACGACCGGAACATCCTGACGTCGGTGTCCATCGCCCTCGAGTCCGAGGGCTACCGCGTGCAGACCTATACCGACGGTGCCTCGGCCCTTGACGGCCTGCAGGGCGATCCGCCGAACCTCGCCATTTTCGACATCAAGATGCCGCGTATGGACGGCATGGAACTGCTGCGCCGGCTGCGCCAGACCTCGGACATCCCGGTGATCTTCCTCACCTCCAAGGACGACGAGATCGACGAACTGTTCGGCCTCAAGATGGGCGCGGACGATTTCATCCGCAAACCGTTCTCCCAGCGCCTGCTGGTCGAGCGCGTGCGCGCCGTTCTGCGCCGAGTACAGCCGCGTGAGGCCGGCGCCGTTCGCGAGGACGCCGACAAGCTGCTCGAACGCGGCCAACTGGTCATGGACCAGGAGCGTCACACCTGCACGTGGAACGGCAAGCCGGTGACGCTCACCGTCACCGAGTTCCTGATCCTGTCCTCGCTTGCGCAGCGGCCGGGCGTGGTCAAGAGCCGCAATGCGCTGATGGACGCGGCCTATGACGATCAGGTCTATGTCGACGACCGCACCATCGACAGCCACATCAAGCGGCTGCGCAAGAAGTTCAAGATGGTCGACGACGACTTCGACATGATCGAGACCCTCTATGGGGTCGGCTACCGGTTCAGGGAGGCCTGA